Proteins found in one Hoplias malabaricus isolate fHopMal1 chromosome 17, fHopMal1.hap1, whole genome shotgun sequence genomic segment:
- the adal gene encoding adenosine deaminase-like protein, whose product METEADIFFRKLPKVELHAHLNGSVSFETMEKLIARKPHLNIEHSMTAIRSGQRRTLDECFQVFKVIHQLIDSEEDILMVAKDVIHEFAADGVKYLELRSTPRNEPKTGLSKRIYIETVIEAIRQCKHEGADIDVRFLVAIDRRNGPEVAMETTKLAEDFMLSSDGVVVGLDLSGDPTVGNGKDLLLALQRARNCGLKLALHMSEIPSQKEESELLLDLPPDRIGHGTFLHPEVGGSDSLVDKVCKQNIPLELCLTSNVKGLTVPSYDEHHFQYWYKRRHPCVLCTDDKGVFCTDLSQEYQLAASTFGLSQEDVWALSQQAIQCSFAPEPVKQQLNQRWAKLRPEVLSLFPSCTVNQDFSRLHPKLPDSAPVQIGAISE is encoded by the exons GAACTTCATGCACATCTAAATGGCTCTGTAAGCTTTGAAACAATGGAGAAACTCATTGCCCGCAAACCACATCTTAACATAGAGCACAGCATGACAGCTATCCGCAGCGGTCAGCGCCGCACTCTGGACGA ATGCTTCCAAGTTTTCAAAGTGATCCACCAGCTGATTGACTCAGAAGAGGATATCCTCATG GTGGCTAAAGATGTTATTCATGAATTTGCTGCAGATGGAGTGAAGTATTTGGAACTGCGCAGCACCCCACGAAATGAACCTAAAACAG GTCTGTCTAAGAGAATATACATTGAAACAGTCATTGAAGCCATCCGTCAGTGTAAGCACGAAGGTGCAGACATAGATGTCAG GTTTCTTGTGGCTATAGACCGCAGGAATGGTCCTGAAGTAGCTATGGAAACCACGAAGCTAGCTGAGGACTTCATGTTGTCCAGTGATGGTGTGGTTGTAGGACTGGACCTGAGTGGTGATCCTACG GTGGGAAATGGCAAAGATTTGCTGCTCGCTCTCCAGAGGGCTAGAAACTGTGGCCTTAAACTCGCATTGCATATGTCTGAG attccttctcagaaggAGGAGTCAGAATTGCTTCTAGATTTGCCTCCTGACAGGATCGGTCATGGGACCTTTTTACACCCAGAAGTTGGAGGTTCAGACAGTCTTGTGGACAAAGTTTGCAAACAAAACATTCCTCTAG AGCTCTGTTTGACATCTAATGTAAAGGGTCTGACCGTACCTTCATATGATGAGCATCACTTTCAGTACTGGTACAAACGTAGACATCCTTGTGTGCTTTGT ACGGATGATAAGGGTGTATTCTGCACAGATCTCTCTCAGGAATACCAACTGGCTGCTTCAACGTTTGGCCTCAGTCAGGAGGATGTGTGGGCTCTTTCTCAGCAAGCCATCCAGTGTAGCTTTGCTCCAGAGCCTGTGAAGCAGCAGCTGAATCAGAGGTGGGCCAAGCTCAGGCCTGAAGTGTTAAGCCTATTCCCCTCATGCACAGTAAACCAGGACTTTTCCAGACTTCACCCAAAGTTACCCGATAGTGCCCCTGTACAAATCGGGGCAATCTCAGAGTGA